The Malus domestica chromosome 13, GDT2T_hap1 genome includes a window with the following:
- the LOC103452185 gene encoding serine/threonine-protein kinase PBS1-like isoform X1, translating into MGCFPCFDSKEEEKLNNPAAEIDDRKQGQPTVSNNISRLPSGVDRLRSRSNGGSRRELPKLPDPKDVVPGGQIAAQIFTFRELATATKNFRPESFIGEGGFGRVYKGRLESTGQVVAVKQLDRNGLQGNREFLVEVLMLSLLHHPNLVNLIGYCADGDQRLLVYEFMPLGSLEDHLHDLPSDKEPLDWNTRMKIASGAAKGLEYLHDKANPPVIYRDFKSSNILLEEGFHPKLSDFGLAKLGPTGDKSHVSTRVMGTYGYCAPEYAMTGQLTVKSDVYSFGVVFLELITGRKAIDSDRPHGEQNLITWARPLFNDRRKFAKLADPRLQGRYPMRGLYQALAVASMCIQEQAATRPLIGDVVTALSYLANQSYDPNLASGHGHRGSGEKDEKRHRDGGRILKNEEGGGSGRRWDLDGSEKDDSPKETVRMLDRERAVAEAKMWGENWREKRRLSAQGSFDGTNL; encoded by the exons ATGGGTTGTTTTCCTTGTTTCGATtcgaaggaggaggagaagctgAACAATCCAGCGGCAGAAATTGATGACAGAAAGCAGGGTCAACCAACGGTTTCTAATAACATTTCTAGATTGCCTTCTG GAGTAGACAGACTGAGATCAAGAAGCAATGGAGGGTCCAGAAGGGAGCTGCCCAAATTGCCTGATCCTAAAGATGTTGTACCTGGGGGCCAAATTGCTGCCCAAATTTTCACTTTCCGTGAGCTTGCAACCGCAACAAAGAATTTCAGGCCAGAGTCCTTCATTGGGGAAGGGGGATTTGGACGCGTATACAAGGGGCGACTCGAGAGCACTGGTCAG GTGGTTGCTGTTAAACAATTGGATAGGAATGGACTCCAGGGCAACAGAGAATTTCTCGTTGAGGTTCTCATGCTCAGTCTTCTGCATCACCCTAATCTAGTGAATCTGATTGGGTACTGTGCTGATGGAGATCAACGGCTTCTTGTTTATGAATTTATGCCCTTAGGATCATTGGAGGATCACCTTCATG ATCTTCCAAGTGATAAGGAACCATTGGATTGGAACACACGAATGAAAATAGCTTCTGGTGCAGCCAAAGGATTGGAATATCTGCACGACAAGGCAAACCCTCCGGTTATTTACAGGGACTTCAAATCATCTAACATATTGCTGGAAGAAGGATTTCACCCAAAGCTTTCAGATTTTGGGCTTGCGAAGCTTGGTCCCACTGGAGACAAGTCCCATGTGTCCACAAGGGTTATGGGCACTTATGGTTATTGTGCTCCTGAATATGCAATGACTGGTCAGTTGACAGTAAAGTCAGATGTCTACAGTTTTGGGGTAGTGTTTCTGGAGCTGATTACTGGACGTAAGGCCATAGATAGTGACCGTCCCCATGGAGAACAGAACCTTATCACTTGG GCACGTCCATTGTTCAATGATAGAAGGAAGTTTGCGAAATTGGCAGACCCAAGACTTCAGGGTCGGTATCCAATGCGGGGTCTCTACCAAGCTCTAGCCGTGGCATCCATGTGCATCCAGGAACAAGCTGCCACACGGCCTCTCATTGGGGATGTGGTTACTGCTCTGTCGTACCTAGCCAACCAGTCTTATGACCCTAACTTGGCTTCAGGACATGGCCACAGAGGTTCGGGAGAAAAGGATGAGAAAAGGCACAGGGATGGTGGTAGAATATTGAAGAATGAGGAAGGAGGAGGATCCGGACGGAGATGGGATTTAGATGGTTCCGAGAAGGACGATTCCCCAAAGGAAACCGTGAGGATGTTGGATAGGGAACGAGCAGTTGCTGAGGCCAAGATGTGGGGAGAGAATTGGCGAGAGAAAAGACGACTGAGTGCACAAGGCAGTTTTGATGGCACCAACTTGTAG
- the LOC103452185 gene encoding serine/threonine-protein kinase PBS1-like isoform X2 produces the protein MLSLLHHPNLVNLIGYCADGDQRLLVYEFMPLGSLEDHLHDLPSDKEPLDWNTRMKIASGAAKGLEYLHDKANPPVIYRDFKSSNILLEEGFHPKLSDFGLAKLGPTGDKSHVSTRVMGTYGYCAPEYAMTGQLTVKSDVYSFGVVFLELITGRKAIDSDRPHGEQNLITWARPLFNDRRKFAKLADPRLQGRYPMRGLYQALAVASMCIQEQAATRPLIGDVVTALSYLANQSYDPNLASGHGHRGSGEKDEKRHRDGGRILKNEEGGGSGRRWDLDGSEKDDSPKETVRMLDRERAVAEAKMWGENWREKRRLSAQGSFDGTNL, from the exons ATGCTCAGTCTTCTGCATCACCCTAATCTAGTGAATCTGATTGGGTACTGTGCTGATGGAGATCAACGGCTTCTTGTTTATGAATTTATGCCCTTAGGATCATTGGAGGATCACCTTCATG ATCTTCCAAGTGATAAGGAACCATTGGATTGGAACACACGAATGAAAATAGCTTCTGGTGCAGCCAAAGGATTGGAATATCTGCACGACAAGGCAAACCCTCCGGTTATTTACAGGGACTTCAAATCATCTAACATATTGCTGGAAGAAGGATTTCACCCAAAGCTTTCAGATTTTGGGCTTGCGAAGCTTGGTCCCACTGGAGACAAGTCCCATGTGTCCACAAGGGTTATGGGCACTTATGGTTATTGTGCTCCTGAATATGCAATGACTGGTCAGTTGACAGTAAAGTCAGATGTCTACAGTTTTGGGGTAGTGTTTCTGGAGCTGATTACTGGACGTAAGGCCATAGATAGTGACCGTCCCCATGGAGAACAGAACCTTATCACTTGG GCACGTCCATTGTTCAATGATAGAAGGAAGTTTGCGAAATTGGCAGACCCAAGACTTCAGGGTCGGTATCCAATGCGGGGTCTCTACCAAGCTCTAGCCGTGGCATCCATGTGCATCCAGGAACAAGCTGCCACACGGCCTCTCATTGGGGATGTGGTTACTGCTCTGTCGTACCTAGCCAACCAGTCTTATGACCCTAACTTGGCTTCAGGACATGGCCACAGAGGTTCGGGAGAAAAGGATGAGAAAAGGCACAGGGATGGTGGTAGAATATTGAAGAATGAGGAAGGAGGAGGATCCGGACGGAGATGGGATTTAGATGGTTCCGAGAAGGACGATTCCCCAAAGGAAACCGTGAGGATGTTGGATAGGGAACGAGCAGTTGCTGAGGCCAAGATGTGGGGAGAGAATTGGCGAGAGAAAAGACGACTGAGTGCACAAGGCAGTTTTGATGGCACCAACTTGTAG